TGGCGGAAGGCCCACCGGCAGCACCACGCGCAGGAGCCCCGAGGGGGCCTGCCCGACCTCGCGCAGTGAGGCCACCAGCGCGCGTGTTTCCTGCATCATCAGCCGGCCGCGACGGGCGAGCACCTCGCCCGCCTCCGTCAACACCACGCCCGTTCGGGTGCTCTTGAGCAGAGGCACTCCCGCGCGCGCCTCCAGCGCCTCGACGCGACGCCGCAGCGTCGTCCTGGCCACTCCCAGGATGTCCGCCGCGGCCAGGAACGAGCCCGTCTCCGCGACGCCGACAAAGGCACGCAACTCTTCCAGGTCCATGCGCTCGACACGCCGGAGCGGACCGTCCAGGCCCGCTCCAACGCTCCTCCCGTCGAGCGAGCATCCGCAGGTCGACCCGTGACTTGCAAGAAGGGGGGGCTTGGACTGGAGCGGAAGCAGGCCGGGAAGAAGGCGCTGGACGCGCTGACGACTAGGTTTCCCCGGGAGCGGGAGGCGTGGCGCGGGGCGGGTAGCCTCCTGCGTGGCGGGCGCGCTCGCGCACCAGGGCGAGGATGTTCTCGCAGGTGGGCATGGGCCTGCCCACGAGCTGGCCCAGCTCCACGACGGCGCCCAGCAGGGCATCAATCTCCATGGGGCGCCCGCGCTCCAGGTCCTGGAGCATGGACGTCTTGTGCGCGCCGACCTGGGACGCGCCTTGGATGCGCTGATCCACGTCGATGAGGAAGCGCGTGCCCAGCGTCTCCGCCACGGCCTGTGCCTCCACCATCATCGCGCGCGCCACGGTGCGCAGGTCCGGCTGGCGGGCGAGGACGTCGAGCGTCGCGCCGGTGAGCGCCGACAGGGGGTTGAAGGCGAGGTTGCCCCAGAGCTTCACCCAGATTTCATCGCGGATTCGGGGGCGCACGGGCGACTTGAGCCCGGCCTTCATCATGAGCTGCGAGAGGGCCTGCACGCGCGGGCTCTTGCTGCCGTCCGGTTCGCCCAGCGTCACGCGGTCGTTGTACGTGTGCACGATGACGCCGGGAGAGACGACCTCCGCGGCCGGGTACACCACCGTGGCGATGACGCGCTCCGGAGGCAGCGTGCGCAGGAGGACGCCGCCGGGGTCCACGCTCTCGATGTGGCGGCCCTCGTACGGGCCTTCGAGTCCGTGGAAGTACCAGTAGGGCACGCCGTTGATGCCGGTGACGAGCGCCGTCTCCGGGCCCAGCAGCCGGGCAATCTGCGGCGCGGCGGCGGGCAGGGCGTGGGCCTTGAGCGTGAGGAACACGTAGTCCTGCGGGCCCGCTTCGTCGGGAGCATCCGTGCAATGCGGATGCACGGTGACCGTCTCGCCGCCGCTGGTGAGCGTGACGCCGTGGGTGCGCATCGCGTCCAGGTGGGCGCCTCTCGCGATGAAGGTGACGTCCGCGCCGGCCTGGAGCAGCTTGACGCCGAGGAACCCGCCGATGGCGCCCGCGCCGAAGATGGCGATCCTCATGACGTGAGCCCCAGCCGCTCCGCGAGTCCGATGCGCTGCACCTTGCCGGTGGGGCCCTTGGGCAGCTCCGTGAGGAAGACGATGCGGCGGGGCACCTTGAAGTCCGCCATGCGTGACGCGACGAAGTCACGCAGCTCGCGCTCGGTGGGGTTGTGGCCCTCGCGCGGGACGACGGCGGCGGCCACGTCCTCGCCGAGCTTCGGGTGGGGCAGGGCGAACGTCACGGCCTGCTGCACGGCGGGATGATCCAACAGCACGGTGTCCACCTCCAGCGGGCTCACCTTCTCCCCGCCGCGATTGATCAGCTCCTTCAGCCGGCCGGTGAGGCGCAGGTAGCCCTGCGCATCGAGCGTGCCCTGGTCGCCCGTGCGGAACCACCCGTGGGTGAAGGCACGCGCGTTGGCCTCGGGGTTGTTCACGTAGCCGGACATGACGTTGGGGCCCCGGATGACCACCTCGCCCAGCGCACCTGGAGGCAGCAGCGTGCCTGCGTCGTCCATGATGGCGACCTCCGGTCCGGCGGCGAGCCCCACCGACCCCGCGTACCGGGGACGCGGTGGCAGCGGGTTGGAGGCCATCTGGTGCGCGGCCTCCGTCATGCCGTAGCTCTCGATGACGGGCACGCCGAAGACGCGCTCCAGCTCCTCCATCACCTGTGGGGGCAGCGATGCGGAGGAGGAGCGGATGAAGCGCAGGCGGTGGTCCTTCAGGCTGTCCGCGTTGCGGCGGGCACGCTCCAGCAGCGCCTGATGCATGGTGGGGACGGCCGTGTACCAGGTGGGGCGGACCTCCTCGAACCAGGAGAAGAAGCGCAGGGCGTTGAAGCCCGGCGTGCACACCACGCGGCCTCCGGCGCCAAGGCTGGACAGCACCGCCGCCACGAGCCCGTGGATGTGGAACAGCGGCATGATGTTGAGACACACATCCGTGGGCCCCAGGCCCAGCTGCGCGCCGATGTGCCGCGCCGAGGCGCTGAGGTTCGCCTGCGTCAGCGGAACCTGCTTGGGCCGCGCCGTCGTGCCCGACGTGTGCAGCACCAGCGCGACGTCGTCCGCGGCGGCGGGCCCGGGACGTTGCGCCCTGCCGGATAACGACGGACTGGCCTTGAGCGTGAAGTGCCCCGCGGGTCCATCCGGCGTCGGGCTCAGTTCGATGAGTGGGAGGCTCCGTGCGCGCGCGACCTCGCGGGCCGGTCCCTCCGTCCCTTCGAGCACGACGAGGGCACGGGCCTGGAGGTCCTCCAGGTAGAACGTGAGCTCGTCCGCGCGATAGGCGGGGTTGAGCGGCGCGGTCGTCGCGGCGCTGGCCACGGCGAGGAAGGCCGCCGCCATCTCCGGCCCGTTGGGTAGCACCAGCGCGATGCGATCACCCTGTCCCAGGCCCCACGCGTTCAACTGCTCGCGGACGCTCGCGGTGAGCTCCCGCAGCGCGCCATATGTCATGCCCCGCCGGCCGGGCGCACCGAGCGCTACATCCTCCGGCCGTCCGCGTGCGAGCAGTGCTTCGAGGGTGTCCATCCGCTCCATGCCGGGCTCCACGTCCTCGGGGTTCCCTTGCCGAATATGGCCGTGGATCCTCGTGGGCAACCGCTTTGTGCGCGGGCCGTCCTGCTCCGGGGATGGCGCCGGAGCGGGGGCCCTGGCGCTCTGCTATATCGGCGCGTCGGGAGGCTTCACCATGTCGCGGAAAGTGGCGCTCATCACCGGCGCATCGGCGGGACTCGGGGTTCAGTTCGCGGAGCAGTTCGCGAAGGATGGGCACGACGTCATCCTCGTGGCGCGCGGCGTGGCGAAGTTGGAGGAGCTGGCTCGCAAGCTGGAGCAGGCGCACGGGGTGAAGGCGCACGTGCTGCCGGCGGACCTGGGCCAGCCCGCCGCACCCGAGCAGCTCTTCGCGCGCGTGCAGGAGCTGGGGCTCGCGGTGGACTTCCTCGTCAACAACGCGGGGTTTGGATCCTCCGGACCGTTCCTGGATCAGGACCTGGGGCGCGAGGCGGAGATGGTGGAGGTCAACTGCACCGCGCTCCTGAAGCTCACGCACCTGTTCGCGAGGCCCATGCGCGAGCGCAAGCAGGGGCGCATCCTCAACATCGCGTCCACGGCGGGCTTCCAGCCGGGGCCGTACATGGCCACGTACTTCGCGACGAAGGCGTTCGTGCTGTCCTTCACGGAGGCGCTCGCGTTCGAACTGGACGGCACCGGCGTGACCGTGACCTGCCACTGCCCGGGTGCCACGAAGACGGAGTTCACCGCGCGCGCGGGCAACGCGGAGTCGCGCCTGTTCAAGCGGTCGGGCGTGGCGGAGGCGCCCGAGGTGGCGGGCCATGCCTACGCGGCGATGATGAAGGGGGAGGTCCTCTCCATCCACGGCCTCCTCAACCGGCTGGCGGCGTTCTCGCTGCGGTTCAGCCCCCGCGCCGCGGTGCGTTTCTTCACGGCGAAGCTCAACCAGCAGGCCTGAGCGGGCAGGGAAGCGGGCACGGAGCCCCTGGGCGCGGGCCGGGAGGAGGGTAGAGTGTCGAGCGTGTTTCGCCCCCCCTGGCTTCTCCTGACGTGCCTCGTGTCCCTGGCGTCACCTGCCCTCGCGCAGGATGGGACGGCTGTCCCCCCAGTGGTTCCCGCTCCGTCGCGGACGCCGTTCACGGTGGCCGTGCTGCCCCTGGAGGCGAATGCGGCGGGGAAGGAGGCCGCGCCGGGCATCACGTCGCTCATCGCCGGCCGGCTCGCGGAGTCGCCCCGGCTGCGCGTGCTGTCCCAGCGTGAGCTCCAGATGAAGGTCGGCGCCGAGCGTCAACAGGAGTTGGTGGGCGACGCCCCTTGCGAGAAGGGGGACTGCGTCCAGGCTCTGTCCTCGCTGACGGGCGCACGCTACGTCCTCACGGGCCGCCTGGACCGTTTCGGAGGGCAGTACCTCTTCACCGCGAGCCTCGTGGACACGGAGGACGGCCGCACCCTCGCGCGGCCGCGCGCGGAGGCCTCCGAGGACGGCGAGCTGTTGCGCGCGGTCGTCGCCGTGTCCGACGAGCTGAGCGTCGCGCTCGATTCGCCCGGCGAAGTCGTCACCGCCCGGCCGCTGCTGGGCGGCGCGGTCGCGTCGTCGCCGGGGGGCGGGCTGACGCTGGGGCTGCGCTTCAACAACAGCTTCATCGACAAGCTGGCGTCGTTGAACCCGGGCGTG
Above is a window of Corallococcus caeni DNA encoding:
- a CDS encoding 2-dehydropantoate 2-reductase yields the protein MRIAIFGAGAIGGFLGVKLLQAGADVTFIARGAHLDAMRTHGVTLTSGGETVTVHPHCTDAPDEAGPQDYVFLTLKAHALPAAAPQIARLLGPETALVTGINGVPYWYFHGLEGPYEGRHIESVDPGGVLLRTLPPERVIATVVYPAAEVVSPGVIVHTYNDRVTLGEPDGSKSPRVQALSQLMMKAGLKSPVRPRIRDEIWVKLWGNLAFNPLSALTGATLDVLARQPDLRTVARAMMVEAQAVAETLGTRFLIDVDQRIQGASQVGAHKTSMLQDLERGRPMEIDALLGAVVELGQLVGRPMPTCENILALVRERARHAGGYPPRATPPAPGET
- a CDS encoding acyl--CoA ligase — its product is MERMDTLEALLARGRPEDVALGAPGRRGMTYGALRELTASVREQLNAWGLGQGDRIALVLPNGPEMAAAFLAVASAATTAPLNPAYRADELTFYLEDLQARALVVLEGTEGPAREVARARSLPLIELSPTPDGPAGHFTLKASPSLSGRAQRPGPAAADDVALVLHTSGTTARPKQVPLTQANLSASARHIGAQLGLGPTDVCLNIMPLFHIHGLVAAVLSSLGAGGRVVCTPGFNALRFFSWFEEVRPTWYTAVPTMHQALLERARRNADSLKDHRLRFIRSSSASLPPQVMEELERVFGVPVIESYGMTEAAHQMASNPLPPRPRYAGSVGLAAGPEVAIMDDAGTLLPPGALGEVVIRGPNVMSGYVNNPEANARAFTHGWFRTGDQGTLDAQGYLRLTGRLKELINRGGEKVSPLEVDTVLLDHPAVQQAVTFALPHPKLGEDVAAAVVPREGHNPTERELRDFVASRMADFKVPRRIVFLTELPKGPTGKVQRIGLAERLGLTS
- a CDS encoding SDR family NAD(P)-dependent oxidoreductase, translated to MSRKVALITGASAGLGVQFAEQFAKDGHDVILVARGVAKLEELARKLEQAHGVKAHVLPADLGQPAAPEQLFARVQELGLAVDFLVNNAGFGSSGPFLDQDLGREAEMVEVNCTALLKLTHLFARPMRERKQGRILNIASTAGFQPGPYMATYFATKAFVLSFTEALAFELDGTGVTVTCHCPGATKTEFTARAGNAESRLFKRSGVAEAPEVAGHAYAAMMKGEVLSIHGLLNRLAAFSLRFSPRAAVRFFTAKLNQQA